One genomic window of Salvelinus alpinus chromosome 9, SLU_Salpinus.1, whole genome shotgun sequence includes the following:
- the lyve1b gene encoding lymphatic vessel endothelial hyaluronic receptor 1b, translated as MARVWLFSCLLFTMAVYALTFEFNLIKVFPEVGRISGVSMVSYGNQYALNASQARAMCLFLNITIATREQVHTAQQHGLETCGYGWIDEQIAVIPRIVQSMKCGRNNIGLIPWRAPINKPFHVFCFNLTDLENPLDITTPKVQTTTKTMTTTTVSTSAPTTTKTVKNRVKTTPKVPAPKSTTQVSRLAPATTTTTTYLVQSTTSFISTSPPPSPSPSSLPCPTSLSHLLPTSSRSPPSSFSPSSAPLISFLSFTSSSLVSSPSQNTSTNHIESPVRAISTALLIILLLLAAAVAVCYYKTTRGVFPIQFWRRGQHNLKDDIETEMWRHTDSEMDLQDPQQREGGEENGDRKSTSDIIVSNPETTTNGP; from the exons ATGGCAAGGGTCTGGCTCTTTTCTTGCCTTCTGTTCACCATGGCTGTGTATGCACTGACTTTTGAATTCAATCTCATTAAAG TTTTCCCTGAGGTTGGCAGAATCTCTGGAGTGTCCATGGTGTCTTACGGGAATCAATATGCCCTGAACGCCTCTCAGGCTAGAGCCATGTGCCTGTTCCTGAACATCACCATAGCGACCAGGGAACAGGTCCATACTGCTCAGCAACATGGACTGGAGACGTGTGG ATATGGCTGGATAGATGAACAGATTGCAGTTATCCCTCGCATTGTGCAGAGCATGAAATGTGGCAGGAATAACATTGGGTTAATACCATGGAGAGCACCGATAAACAAACCCTTTCATGTGTTTTGTTTCAATTTAACAG ATTTAGAGAATCCTTTGGATATCACAACACCTAAAGTCCAGACCACAACAAAAACTATGACCACTACAACAGTCTCAACATCAGCACCAACTACTACCAAAACTGTGAAAAACAGGGTCAAGACAACACCTAAAGTTCCAGCACCTAAATCAACAACACAAGTCTCAAGATTGGCCCCCGCTACCACAACAACGACCACTTACCTGGTCCAGTCAACAACCAGCTtcatctccacctctcctcctccctccccatccccctcGTCCCTCCCTTGTCCCACTTCCCTCTCTCACTTACTTCCCAcatcctctcgctctccccccagctctttctctccctcatctgCACCTCTCATCTCGTTTTTGTCTTTCACCTCTTCCTCCCTCGTTTCCTCTCCTTCTCAAAACACCTCCACCAACCACATCGAGAGCCCTGTCAGAG CAATATCTACGGCGCTCCTCATCATTCTACTCTTGCTGGCTGCGGCAGTAGCAGTGTGTTACTACAAAAC GACCAGGGGTGTTTTCCCAATCCAATTCTGGCGCAGAGGACAGCACAACTTGAAGGATGACATAGAGACTGAGATgtggagacacacagacagtgagATGGATCTGCAGGACCcacaacagagagaaggaggagaggagaatggagaCAGGAAGTCCACCAGTGACATCATCGTCAGTAATCCAGAGACCACAACAAATGGCCCTTAG
- the rlig1 gene encoding RNA ligase 1 isoform X1 produces the protein MRRFGSVQQKISCVFLTEVKEEQSRKRECQQFQVVATKHVNPIALESNIDCALATEKLDGTCCYVSIYKGQSYLWARLDRKPTKQADKRFKKHHYSHKSCKGFTWNVKEDFKTVPESWVPAHRVQHHNGQPVPDDHGHIPGWVPVEKDNKQYCWHSSVVDYDAGVALVLRPSAENEDLLEITMVPLADLLEQTLELIGTNVNGNPYGLGSKKQPVHVLVAHGSVHIRNPPPVDFQQLCSWFQDSQEGRVEGIVWHCNDGTLVKLHRHHLGLRWPDGDTILNARPVVVHVDGTIREYHITSKDLFTSLSQLNGHRFSRLQDIQFDP, from the exons ATGCGACGTTTCGGTTCTGTGCAACAAAAGATATCTTGTGTGTTTTTGACTGAGGTGAAAGAGGAACAATCCAGAAAACGCGAATGTCAA CAATTTCAGGTTGTAGCCACCAAACATGTGAACCCTATAGCACTGGAATCGAATATTGACTGTGCACTTGCCACAGAAAAGCTGGATGGCACCTGCTGCTATGTTTCAATTTATAAAG GGCAATCATACCTCTGGGCTCGACTAGATCGGAAGCCCACCAAGCAGGCAGACAAGAGGTTCAAGAAGCATCATTATTCCCACAAAAGTTGCAAAGGTTTCACCTGGAATGTGAAAGAAGACTTTAAGACGGTTCCAGAGTCTTGGGTCCCGGCACACAGAGTTCAGCACCACAATGGACAGCCTGTACCAGATGACCACGGACACATCCCAG GTTGGGTTCCAGTGGAGAAAGACAACAAGCAGTACTGTTGGCACTCATCTGTTGTGGACTATGATGCTGGTGTAGCGCTGGTTCTGAGGCCCAGTGCTGAGAATGAAGACCTGCTAGAGATCACCATGGTACCACTGGCTGATCTCCTGGAGCAAACCCTGGAGCTTATTGGAACCAACGTCAATGGGAACCCATATG GGTTGGGAAGTAAAAAGCAGCCTGTCCACGTCCTGGTTGCCCATGGGAGTGTACACATCAGGAACCCTCCCCCGGTGGACTTCCAGcagttgtgttcctggttccagGACAGCCAGGAGGGCCGTGTTGAGGGCATCGTCTGGCACTGTAATGACGGGACCCTGGTCAAG CTCCATCGTCATCACCTGGGGCTGAGATGGCCGGACGGCGACACCATCCTGAACGCTCGGCCTGTGGTCGTCCACGTCGACGGGACCATACGAGAGTATCACATCACCAGCAAGGACTTGTTTACATCTCTATCTCAGTTAAACGGACATCGTTTCAGCAGACTGCAGGACATCCAGTTTGacccttaa
- the rlig1 gene encoding RNA ligase 1 isoform X2, whose protein sequence is MRRFGSVQQKISCVFLTEVKEEQSRKRECQQFQVVATKHVNPIALESNIDCALATEKLDGTCCYVSIYKGQSYLWARLDRKPTKQADKRFKKHHYSHKSCKGFTWNVKEDFKTVPESWVPAHRVQHHNGQPVPDDHGHIPGWVPVEKDNKQYCWHSSVVDYDAGVALVLRPSAENEDLLEITMVPLADLLEQTLELIGTNVNGNPYGLGSKKQPVHVLVAHGSVHIRNPPPVDFQQLCSWFQDSQEGRVEGIVWHCNDGTLVKVRSFDI, encoded by the exons ATGCGACGTTTCGGTTCTGTGCAACAAAAGATATCTTGTGTGTTTTTGACTGAGGTGAAAGAGGAACAATCCAGAAAACGCGAATGTCAA CAATTTCAGGTTGTAGCCACCAAACATGTGAACCCTATAGCACTGGAATCGAATATTGACTGTGCACTTGCCACAGAAAAGCTGGATGGCACCTGCTGCTATGTTTCAATTTATAAAG GGCAATCATACCTCTGGGCTCGACTAGATCGGAAGCCCACCAAGCAGGCAGACAAGAGGTTCAAGAAGCATCATTATTCCCACAAAAGTTGCAAAGGTTTCACCTGGAATGTGAAAGAAGACTTTAAGACGGTTCCAGAGTCTTGGGTCCCGGCACACAGAGTTCAGCACCACAATGGACAGCCTGTACCAGATGACCACGGACACATCCCAG GTTGGGTTCCAGTGGAGAAAGACAACAAGCAGTACTGTTGGCACTCATCTGTTGTGGACTATGATGCTGGTGTAGCGCTGGTTCTGAGGCCCAGTGCTGAGAATGAAGACCTGCTAGAGATCACCATGGTACCACTGGCTGATCTCCTGGAGCAAACCCTGGAGCTTATTGGAACCAACGTCAATGGGAACCCATATG GGTTGGGAAGTAAAAAGCAGCCTGTCCACGTCCTGGTTGCCCATGGGAGTGTACACATCAGGAACCCTCCCCCGGTGGACTTCCAGcagttgtgttcctggttccagGACAGCCAGGAGGGCCGTGTTGAGGGCATCGTCTGGCACTGTAATGACGGGACCCTGGTCAAG GTCAGGAGCTTTGACATTTAA
- the LOC139584350 gene encoding protein FAM9A-like, which translates to VIRFLHFLYSLFYFSLSPTPQSHSMHVNEGRSLVSPSVSLKELRSLTFDVGDVHEKKRVLTFLANDSVACQRDGTSAHKEGALHPNQGQKETQTVFDGTNDCVPETEQTEKPSRAERGEQERTDETGEGGHEEQMEDTGEGDGETEETDRESKKENLEKSDAESENINEVAVAELVDITTEENLIVRQDSTSDTVLDLSVPKP; encoded by the coding sequence gTCATTAGGTTTCTACACTTTCTTTATTCTCTTTTCTACTTCTCTCTTTCACCCACTCCTCAATCCCATTCGATGCACGTGAATGAGGGGAGAAGTTTGGTCTCCCCATCCGTGTCCTTGAAAGAGCTTCGTTCGCTGACGTTTGATGTTGGTGACGTACATGAGAAAAAGAGGGTCCTGACCTTCTTAGCCAATGACAGTGTAGCCTGTCAGAGAGATGGCACGTCAGCCCACAAGGAGGGGGCACTACACCCAAACCAAGGTCAAAAAGAAACCCAGACAGTCTTTGATGGAACAAATGACTGTGTACCtgagacagagcagacagagaaaCCAAGCAGGGCAGAGCGTGGAGAACAGGAAAGAACAGATGAGACTGGAGAGGGAGGACATGAAGAACAGATGGAAGAtacaggagagggagatggggaaacagaagagactgacagagagtcCAAGAAGGAGAACCTGGAAAAAAGTGATGCAGAGTCAGAGAATATCAATGAGGTGGCTGTTGCTGAACTAGTGGACATAACCACAGAGGAGAATCTCATTGTCAGACAGGATTCCACAAGTGACACTGTGCTGGATTTGAGTGTACccaaaccatag